A genomic stretch from Gorilla gorilla gorilla isolate KB3781 chromosome 20, NHGRI_mGorGor1-v2.1_pri, whole genome shotgun sequence includes:
- the CCDC97 gene encoding coiled-coil domain-containing protein 97 isoform X1: MEAVATATATAAKEPDKGCTEPGPGHWGELSRTPVPSKPQDKVEAAEATPVALDSDTSGAENAAVSAMLHAVAASRLPVCSQQQGEPDLTEHEKVAILAQLYHEKPLVFLERFRTGLREEHLACFGHVRGDHRADFYCAEVARQGTARPRTLRTRLRNRRYAALRELIQGGEYFSDEQMRFRAPLLYEQYIGQYLTQEELSARTPTHQPPKPGSPGRPACPLSNLLLQSYEERELQQRLLQQQEEEEACLEEEEEEEDSDEEDQRSGKDSEAWVPDSEERLILREEFTSRMHQRFLDGKDGDFDYRCFCASTSPSPSPASHGLWSHAQPLPSCGGLPLWSYKALKQFQDVEPSQRKRRGDLGLALSISDPQSPHLQGRGWTGMTYSSVSMKP, translated from the exons ATGGAGGCCGTGGCGACGGCGACGGCGACGGCGGCGAAGGAACCCGATAAGG GCTGCACAGAGCCTGGACCTGGGCACTGGGGTGAGCTGAGCCGGACACCAGTCCCATCTAAACCCCAGGACAAAGTGGAAGCAGCTGAGGCAACACCAGTGGCCCTGGACAGTGACACCTCCGGGGCTGAAAATGCAGCAGTGAGTGCTATGCTGCACGCTGTAGCCGCCAGCCGCCTGCCTGTTTGCAGCCAGCAGCAGGGTGAACCCGACCTGACAGAGCATGAGAAAGTGGCCATCCTGGCCCAGCTGTACCACGAGAAGCCACTGGTGTTCCTGGAGCGCTTCCGCACAGGCCTCCGTGAGGAGCATCTGGCCTGCTTTGGCCACGTGCGTGGCGACCACCGTGCAGACTTCTACTGTGCTGAGGTGGCCCGGCAGGGCACTGCCCGGCCCCGCACCCTGCGTACCCGCCTGCGTAACCGGCGCTATGCTGCCCTGCGAGAGCTGATCCAAG GGGGCGAGTACTTCAGTGATGAGCAGATGCGGTTCCGGGCCCCCCTGCTATATGAGCAGTACATCGGGCAGTACCTCACCCAGGAGGAGCTCAGTGCCCGCACCCCAACCCACCAGCCCCCCAAGCCCGGGTCCCCCGGGAGACCTGCTTGCCCGCTCTCCAACTTGCTGCTCCAGTCCTACGAGGAGCGGGAGCTACAGCAGCGTCTGCTCCaacagcaggaggaggaggaggcctgcttggaggaagaggaagaggaggaggacagTGATGAGGAAG ACCAGAGGTCAGGCAAGGACTCGGAGGCCTGGGTTCCCGACTCAGAGGAGAGGCTGATCCTGCGAGAGGAGTTCACCAGCCGCATGCACCAGCGCTTCCTAGATGGCAAGGACGGGGACTTTGACTACAGGTGCTTCTgtgcctccacctccccatcccccagcccAGCATCCCACGGCCTTTGGTCACATGCACAGCCCTTACCAAGCTGTGGGGGTCTCCCTTTGTGGAGCTACAAGGCCCTAAAACAGTTCCAGGATGTGGAACCCAGCCAAAGGAAGAGGCGGGGTGACCTTGGACTAGCCTTGTCCATCTCAGACCCTCAGTCTCCTCACCTCCAAGGCAGGGGGTGGACAGGGATGACATATAGCTCAGTATCAATGAAACCCTGA
- the CCDC97 gene encoding coiled-coil domain-containing protein 97 isoform X2, whose translation MEAVATATATAAKEPDKGCTEPGPGHWGELSRTPVPSKPQDKVEAAEATPVALDSDTSGAENAAVSAMLHAVAASRLPVCSQQQGEPDLTEHEKVAILAQLYHEKPLVFLERFRTGLREEHLACFGHVRGDHRADFYCAEVARQGTARPRTLRTRLRNRRYAALRELIQGGEYFSDEQMRFRAPLLYEQYIGQYLTQEELSARTPTHQPPKPGSPGRPACPLSNLLLQSYEERELQQRLLQQQEEEEACLEEEEEEEDSDEEDQRSGKDSEAWVPDSEERLILREEFTSRMHQRFLDGKDGDFDYSTVDDNPDFDNLDIVARDEEERYFDEEEPEDAPSPELDGD comes from the exons ATGGAGGCCGTGGCGACGGCGACGGCGACGGCGGCGAAGGAACCCGATAAGG GCTGCACAGAGCCTGGACCTGGGCACTGGGGTGAGCTGAGCCGGACACCAGTCCCATCTAAACCCCAGGACAAAGTGGAAGCAGCTGAGGCAACACCAGTGGCCCTGGACAGTGACACCTCCGGGGCTGAAAATGCAGCAGTGAGTGCTATGCTGCACGCTGTAGCCGCCAGCCGCCTGCCTGTTTGCAGCCAGCAGCAGGGTGAACCCGACCTGACAGAGCATGAGAAAGTGGCCATCCTGGCCCAGCTGTACCACGAGAAGCCACTGGTGTTCCTGGAGCGCTTCCGCACAGGCCTCCGTGAGGAGCATCTGGCCTGCTTTGGCCACGTGCGTGGCGACCACCGTGCAGACTTCTACTGTGCTGAGGTGGCCCGGCAGGGCACTGCCCGGCCCCGCACCCTGCGTACCCGCCTGCGTAACCGGCGCTATGCTGCCCTGCGAGAGCTGATCCAAG GGGGCGAGTACTTCAGTGATGAGCAGATGCGGTTCCGGGCCCCCCTGCTATATGAGCAGTACATCGGGCAGTACCTCACCCAGGAGGAGCTCAGTGCCCGCACCCCAACCCACCAGCCCCCCAAGCCCGGGTCCCCCGGGAGACCTGCTTGCCCGCTCTCCAACTTGCTGCTCCAGTCCTACGAGGAGCGGGAGCTACAGCAGCGTCTGCTCCaacagcaggaggaggaggaggcctgcttggaggaagaggaagaggaggaggacagTGATGAGGAAG ACCAGAGGTCAGGCAAGGACTCGGAGGCCTGGGTTCCCGACTCAGAGGAGAGGCTGATCCTGCGAGAGGAGTTCACCAGCCGCATGCACCAGCGCTTCCTAGATGGCAAGGACGGGGACTTTGACTACAG CACAGTAGACGACAACCCCGACTTCGACAACCTCGACATCGTGGCACGGGATGAGGAGGAGAGGTACTTTGATGAGGAAGAACCTGAGGATGCACCCAGCCCAGAGCTGGATGGGGACTGA